From a single Miscanthus floridulus cultivar M001 chromosome 8, ASM1932011v1, whole genome shotgun sequence genomic region:
- the LOC136473854 gene encoding uncharacterized protein, with translation MKKASRYLKQLFCAIVAAVKARSTAVGTKASSLRTRLIVLGIMRNKKLLLSAIQSKIHAIMGGGGGSGHHHQQGSSSYGLNNGNGDGEAERLFLASSGARKAALLQSLPSFAVEQEARAVVLLSSLPSFALERERDTADANEDKDVVEAAAAGEKHLATVNDAAVAAPAGSAAEGEFRLEDEIDRVADVFIRRFHEQMKLQKLESFKRFCEMLERGA, from the coding sequence ATGAAGAAGGCGTCTAGGTACCTGAAGCAGCTCTTCTGCGCCATCGTCGCGGCGGTGAAGGCCAGGTCCACCGCCGTGGGCACCAAGGCCAGCTCCCTGCGGACGCGCCTCATCGTGCTCGGCATCATGCGGAACAAGAAGCTCCTGCTCAGCGCCATCCAGAGCAAGATCCACGCCatcatgggcggcggcggcggcagtggccaccaccaccagcaggGCAGCAGCAGCTACGGCCTCAATaatggcaatggcgatggcgaggCCGAGCGCCTCTTCCTAGCCAGCAGCGGCGCCAGGAAGGCCGCGCTGCTGCAGAGCCTGCCGAGCTTCGCTGTGGAGCAGGAGGCGAGGGCGGTCGTCCTGCTCAGCAGCCTGCCGAGCTTCGCGCTGGAGCGGGAGCGGGACACCGCCGACGCCAACGAGGACAAGGACGTGgtggaagcagcagcagcaggcgagaAGCATCTTGCTACCGTGAacgacgccgccgtcgccgctcctGCAGGATCGGCGGCGGAGGGGGAGTTCCGGCTGGAGGACGAGATCGACCGCGTGGCGGACGTCTTCATCAGGCGCTTCCACGAGCAGATGAAGCTGCAGAAGCTCGAGTCCTTCAAGAGGTTCTGCGAGATGCTGGAGAGGGGCGCCTGA